The proteins below are encoded in one region of Clostridium estertheticum:
- a CDS encoding DUF975 family protein, which yields MENDMPAKIKPDYKVQARRQLSGNWGIAIGFTLIYAFIPIILVALINLIFHINIQSVSYVVTILVSPLVLSSVIFYSRLSKKKTVSVGTIFSGFKYLIASSVIYLVLNGLMIINGLVAIYFPGDRIFILMFIAIVTCFITLYYRMSYYIIAVEDNISVTKALAKSKKNMYGHKMELFLLELSYIGWVFVSLVTLGIALLWIVPYMELTLANFFLNNYQPEAEQLY from the coding sequence ATGGAAAATGATATGCCGGCAAAAATTAAACCAGATTACAAAGTGCAAGCAAGGAGACAGTTAAGTGGTAATTGGGGAATAGCCATTGGATTCACTCTAATATATGCTTTTATACCAATTATACTAGTCGCACTAATAAATTTAATATTTCATATTAACATACAATCAGTATCATATGTTGTTACTATACTAGTATCTCCATTAGTATTAAGTTCAGTTATATTTTATAGCAGACTTAGCAAAAAAAAGACAGTAAGTGTAGGAACTATATTTAGTGGATTTAAATATCTTATAGCATCGTCAGTAATATATTTAGTACTTAATGGACTTATGATAATTAATGGATTAGTTGCAATATATTTTCCGGGAGATAGAATCTTTATTTTAATGTTTATAGCAATAGTTACTTGTTTCATAACTTTATACTACAGGATGTCATATTATATTATAGCAGTGGAAGATAATATCAGTGTAACTAAAGCACTAGCTAAAAGTAAAAAAAACATGTATGGTCATAAAATGGAATTATTCCTTTTGGAGTTAAGCTATATAGGATGGGTGTTTGTGTCATTAGTAACTTTAGGAATAGCTTTATTGTGGATAGTACCTTATATGGAATTAACATTAGCTAACTTCTTTTTAAATAATTATCAGCCCGAGGCTGAACAGTTGTATTAA
- a CDS encoding sugar kinase — protein sequence MDVVTFGESMVLFGPDSSGPLRYVQNFNKSIAGAESNVSIALAKLGHKVGWFSKLGDDEFGRYIQSTIRGEGVDVSRVIFESGKNTGILFKERFMHSNPNVYYYRKGSAASDLKAEELDESYIKDAKILHITGITPALSESCRKTLFKAIEVAKANKVLVSFDPNIRLKLWTKEEAIPVLLEIAKQSDIIFPGIDEGEMLLGFTKPTDIADSFIKMGCSVVAVKLGEEGCYIADKDRGLYVNAYKLENPQDTVGAGDGFAAGFLSGMLKKLDLKECGEYANGVGAMAVLVKGDMEGYPNYEQLMAFIGKKKTIAR from the coding sequence ATGGATGTAGTTACTTTTGGAGAATCTATGGTTTTATTTGGCCCGGATTCTTCAGGCCCATTAAGATACGTTCAAAACTTTAATAAATCAATTGCAGGCGCAGAATCAAATGTTTCAATCGCGCTTGCAAAATTAGGACATAAAGTTGGTTGGTTCTCGAAACTTGGAGATGACGAATTTGGAAGGTATATACAGTCCACAATTCGAGGTGAAGGTGTTGATGTATCCAGAGTGATTTTTGAATCTGGAAAAAATACAGGCATATTATTTAAAGAAAGGTTTATGCATTCTAATCCAAATGTTTATTACTATAGGAAAGGTTCAGCAGCTAGTGATTTGAAAGCAGAAGAATTAGATGAGTCGTATATTAAAGATGCAAAGATACTTCACATTACTGGAATTACACCTGCACTTTCTGAAAGCTGCAGAAAAACATTATTCAAAGCAATAGAAGTCGCAAAAGCAAATAAGGTACTAGTTTCTTTTGATCCTAATATTAGACTTAAATTATGGACAAAAGAAGAGGCAATACCAGTTCTGCTAGAAATTGCTAAACAATCAGATATAATTTTTCCAGGTATAGATGAGGGGGAAATGCTCCTTGGATTTACAAAGCCTACTGATATTGCAGATAGTTTTATAAAGATGGGGTGTAGCGTTGTAGCGGTTAAACTTGGAGAAGAAGGGTGTTACATAGCAGATAAAGACAGAGGTTTATATGTAAATGCATATAAACTTGAAAACCCTCAAGATACAGTAGGCGCAGGAGATGGGTTTGCTGCAGGGTTCCTTTCTGGAATGTTAAAGAAATTAGATCTCAAAGAATGTGGAGAATATGCAAATGGAGTTGGCGCTATGGCAGTCCTTGTAAAGGGTGATATGGAAGGTTATCCAAATTACGAACAACTAATGGCGTTTATTGGAAAAAAGAAAACGATTGCGAGATAG
- a CDS encoding cobalamin-dependent protein (Presence of a B(12) (cobalamin)-binding domain implies dependence on cobalamin itself, in one of its several forms, or in some unusual lineages, dependence on a cobalamin-like analog.), protein MSNVKHFYNRLKKLRIESNLLQRYLAEMLGLAQTTIANYEQGKRFPDEETLQKIADFFNVSLDYLLGRSEIKNYNEDFILRDSIQLSKCFIEPKMLLLKNSYFKALINGKSQKASEMILNAVTSDMIDIKRIYNDVFERSLIEIGQQWDMNIIDIYQEHYFSYSTQLIMSQLFPYFHTSEKNGHSLISLSASGDSHNIGIRMVTDFFEIDGWNTYFLGCDVPSQSVIKAIKDRKANIVAISCTMPNYLESVQCLITAIRNLKDFSDVKIIVGGRLFNRDKNLWKSVGADGYSSNADEAVKIANEFMINNVLE, encoded by the coding sequence GTGAGTAACGTTAAACACTTTTATAATAGACTAAAAAAACTTCGTATAGAAAGTAATTTGCTTCAAAGATATTTAGCTGAAATGCTTGGTTTAGCTCAAACAACTATAGCGAATTATGAACAGGGTAAGCGCTTTCCTGATGAGGAAACACTGCAAAAAATAGCAGACTTTTTTAATGTTTCTCTCGATTACTTACTTGGAAGATCCGAAATAAAGAACTACAATGAAGATTTTATACTGAGAGATTCAATACAATTATCCAAGTGTTTCATAGAACCTAAAATGCTTCTATTAAAAAATTCATATTTTAAGGCTTTAATTAATGGTAAATCGCAAAAAGCAAGTGAGATGATTTTAAATGCAGTTACTAGTGATATGATTGATATAAAAAGAATATATAACGACGTATTTGAAAGATCTCTTATAGAAATTGGACAGCAATGGGATATGAATATTATAGATATTTATCAAGAACATTATTTTTCGTACTCTACACAACTTATAATGTCACAGCTTTTCCCTTATTTTCATACCTCTGAGAAAAATGGGCATTCCCTTATATCTTTAAGTGCATCTGGTGATTCACATAATATTGGCATACGTATGGTTACAGATTTTTTTGAGATTGATGGGTGGAATACCTATTTTCTTGGCTGTGACGTTCCATCGCAGAGTGTGATAAAGGCAATAAAAGACCGTAAAGCTAATATAGTAGCAATATCCTGTACAATGCCTAATTATCTTGAGTCAGTGCAATGTTTAATCACAGCTATAAGGAATTTAAAAGATTTTAGCGATGTTAAAATAATAGTAGGTGGGCGACTATTCAATAGGGATAAAAACTTGTGGAAGTCTGTTGGAGCCGATGGATATTCTTCTAATGCGGATGAGGCTGTTAAAATTGCTAATGAATTTATGATAAATAATGTTTTAGAATAA
- a CDS encoding methyl-accepting chemotaxis protein has protein sequence MKNTKRKRINLRSLKVRLLVVLVILCLAPISILGIITYNKSHAILESKVKLTSAQTLGEVNRGLTNYLVGIQGYVDMLAANIDLKSLQQHPEFKPYALGALQSVKDSRKDLTNVYFASSNKNTLIYPIQGLPKGFDPTTRPWYTKAVENKGKVIFTEPYIDTNSGLMTFSIAKAVENNGLIVGVISTDINLTTMSDSLSSIKIGNNGYTSVSSLQGLMISNPDKSLLGGNEVKTLSYWNNVKVNKEGVENFIYKGVNNYCIYTTNELTGWKIIAYMPKTELLNDTNVLKNITLLIILILGVIAIFVSIILSKSITAKLDKLGHIFSKASKGDLSVHVDIKSKDEFGELGNHFNIMINNIGNLIKKVKDTAETIATASEEINKMSSETAVAVEEVSLTVDQVANGSSDQAQDIANGADSVRKLGNSIDNIKTLAINIDTVSKNTNDLSENGLNVVNMLIEKTEEANASAQKVTVVIEEMNTVSENIGAITETINSIASQTNLLALNAAIEAARAGEAGKGFSVVADEIRKLAEQSAFATKQIQELILKVKEKSVQAVLTMEDSKDVVEKQTNAVIETKSIFNKISESIRNLKVGADEISSSIAETNIQKDDIVDKMQSIAAVSEESCASTEEVSATTEEITATMNEFSNTAENMKTLVDVLELAISQFKL, from the coding sequence ATGAAAAATACTAAAAGAAAACGAATTAACTTAAGAAGTTTAAAGGTTAGATTATTAGTAGTATTAGTCATACTATGCTTAGCTCCCATAAGTATACTAGGAATAATTACTTACAATAAATCTCATGCCATTTTAGAATCTAAAGTTAAATTAACTTCTGCGCAAACATTGGGAGAAGTTAACAGAGGACTTACTAACTATTTAGTTGGAATACAGGGGTATGTGGATATGTTAGCCGCTAATATTGATTTAAAATCATTGCAACAACACCCTGAATTTAAACCTTATGCTTTGGGGGCACTGCAATCTGTTAAAGACAGTAGAAAAGACTTAACTAATGTGTATTTTGCAAGTTCTAATAAAAATACGCTTATTTATCCTATTCAAGGATTGCCTAAAGGGTTTGACCCAACCACTAGGCCTTGGTATACTAAGGCGGTAGAAAATAAAGGAAAGGTAATTTTTACAGAACCTTATATAGATACCAATAGTGGACTAATGACGTTTTCAATTGCAAAAGCTGTAGAGAATAATGGACTAATAGTAGGTGTAATTTCTACGGATATTAATTTAACCACTATGTCTGATAGCTTATCTTCAATTAAAATAGGTAATAACGGATATACTTCTGTGTCAAGCCTACAAGGTTTAATGATTTCTAATCCTGATAAAAGTTTACTCGGAGGGAATGAAGTAAAGACACTGTCTTATTGGAATAATGTTAAAGTAAATAAAGAAGGTGTAGAAAACTTTATTTACAAAGGAGTAAATAATTATTGCATTTATACAACTAATGAATTAACAGGCTGGAAAATTATAGCGTATATGCCTAAGACTGAATTATTAAATGATACAAATGTTTTAAAAAATATTACCCTTCTAATTATTTTAATATTAGGTGTAATAGCCATATTTGTATCCATAATATTGAGTAAGTCCATAACCGCAAAGCTTGATAAATTGGGGCATATATTTAGCAAGGCTTCTAAGGGTGATTTATCAGTGCACGTAGATATAAAATCTAAAGATGAATTTGGTGAACTAGGAAACCATTTTAATATTATGATTAATAATATAGGTAATCTTATTAAGAAGGTTAAAGATACGGCTGAGACTATTGCAACAGCATCTGAAGAAATAAATAAGATGTCTAGTGAAACTGCAGTGGCAGTAGAGGAAGTATCCTTAACTGTCGATCAAGTTGCAAATGGCAGCTCAGATCAAGCTCAAGATATTGCGAATGGTGCAGACTCTGTTCGAAAACTAGGTAATAGTATTGACAATATAAAAACATTAGCTATTAATATAGATACGGTATCTAAAAATACTAACGATTTAAGTGAAAATGGCTTAAATGTTGTGAATATGCTTATAGAGAAAACCGAAGAAGCAAATGCCTCAGCACAAAAGGTTACAGTTGTTATTGAGGAAATGAATACAGTAAGTGAAAATATTGGAGCTATTACTGAAACTATAAATAGTATTGCATCACAAACTAATCTTTTAGCTTTAAATGCTGCTATAGAAGCAGCTAGAGCTGGAGAGGCTGGCAAAGGTTTCTCAGTGGTTGCAGATGAAATAAGGAAACTAGCAGAGCAGTCTGCTTTTGCCACAAAACAAATTCAAGAATTGATTTTAAAGGTTAAAGAAAAATCAGTACAAGCAGTTTTGACAATGGAAGATTCTAAAGATGTAGTCGAGAAGCAGACAAATGCAGTAATAGAGACTAAATCAATATTCAATAAGATTTCTGAGTCTATAAGAAATCTTAAAGTCGGAGCAGATGAAATTTCTTCTTCTATAGCAGAAACTAACATTCAAAAGGATGACATAGTTGATAAAATGCAAAGTATTGCTGCGGTAAGTGAAGAGTCGTGTGCAAGCACAGAGGAAGTTTCCGCAACAACAGAAGAAATAACAGCAACCATGAATGAATTTAGTAATACTGCTGAAAATATGAAAACTCTCGTTGATGTCTTAGAATTAGCAATCTCACAATTCAAGTTATAA
- a CDS encoding EAL domain-containing protein has protein sequence MESQIFKKEKMQKNLKEAIRNDLLDVYYQPKINLDSETLMGVEALLRWNDDELGTILPIEFINLAEETGIIIDLGRYVLRKVCKQIKTWEESGVEYRNVAVNLSAKQFKDVHLPEYIGQILNEYGVSPDVLELEITESAVIENTDLSNNMISKIIKKGIKIAIDDFGTGYSSYIQLSNLSLNTLKINKSFIDFINCDNKKNLIIKNIIEFAHILDMKVVAEGVEQEQQMITLKEYGCDIIQGFYYSKPLSAKNFEEYIILKGYGGK, from the coding sequence ATGGAATCTCAGATATTTAAAAAAGAAAAAATGCAAAAGAATCTTAAAGAGGCAATCAGAAATGATTTGTTAGACGTGTACTATCAGCCTAAAATTAATTTGGATAGTGAAACACTCATGGGTGTTGAGGCACTGCTTCGGTGGAATGATGATGAACTAGGAACTATTTTACCTATTGAATTTATAAATCTTGCTGAGGAAACAGGCATTATTATAGACCTGGGGAGATATGTACTTAGAAAAGTATGCAAACAAATAAAAACTTGGGAAGAAAGTGGAGTTGAGTATAGAAATGTAGCTGTGAATTTGTCAGCAAAACAATTTAAGGATGTGCATTTACCAGAATATATAGGACAAATCTTAAATGAGTATGGGGTATCACCAGATGTCTTAGAATTGGAAATAACAGAAAGTGCTGTTATTGAGAATACTGATCTTTCAAATAATATGATCAGTAAAATTATAAAAAAAGGTATTAAAATAGCTATAGATGATTTTGGAACTGGTTATTCCTCGTATATTCAGCTAAGTAACCTAAGTCTAAATACGCTTAAAATTAATAAAAGCTTTATTGATTTTATAAATTGTGATAATAAAAAGAATCTTATAATTAAAAACATTATAGAATTTGCCCATATTTTAGACATGAAAGTTGTGGCAGAAGGGGTTGAGCAAGAACAACAGATGATAACATTAAAAGAATATGGTTGCGATATAATTCAAGGATTTTATTATAGCAAACCACTTTCTGCTAAGAATTTTGAAGAATATATTATCCTCAAAGGCTATGGAGGGAAGTAA
- a CDS encoding HD domain-containing phosphohydrolase — protein MLLSLSEVADLANPLVAQHQHRTAFIALELSKTANLESEITENIFTAALLHDIGAISVEEKIAIHNFKEIDENIHTIRGELLLEQIPWLRKISKIVRNHHRNWNDWDDDIDNPVVFSSQIILLSDYVERLINRNKYILHQVNDIVTTIKKLSDTVIHKNIVTYFLDLSKREEFWLDLTSPNLYSLLLINGQFKNMQIELEDISLISNLYRDLIDFKSRFMATHTSGVSECAVKLSELFGLAELDVKSMRIAGNFHDMGKLIIPNSILEKPGKLTVDEFAIIRCHTYHTFRTLNSIGGLQRIAEWAAYHHEKLDGSGYPFHLTSEEIGTGSRIIAVADIFTAISEDRPYRKGMDKNEIYTVIKKQANENLLDKRIVELLFDNYEVINTQVKIRQSKALSFYETRFLSIIHENKRKI, from the coding sequence TTGCTATTATCTTTATCAGAAGTAGCCGATTTAGCAAATCCCTTGGTTGCGCAACATCAACATAGAACAGCATTTATTGCACTTGAATTATCAAAAACAGCCAATTTAGAATCCGAAATTACAGAGAATATTTTTACTGCTGCATTATTACATGATATTGGTGCAATATCTGTGGAAGAGAAAATAGCTATTCATAATTTTAAGGAAATAGATGAAAATATTCATACTATAAGAGGGGAATTATTGTTAGAACAAATACCATGGTTAAGAAAAATTTCGAAGATAGTAAGAAACCATCATAGAAATTGGAACGATTGGGATGATGATATAGATAATCCAGTAGTTTTTTCTTCTCAAATCATTTTATTATCTGATTATGTTGAGAGATTAATAAATAGGAATAAATATATTTTACACCAAGTTAATGATATAGTAACAACAATAAAAAAACTATCAGATACAGTTATACATAAAAATATAGTAACTTATTTTCTTGATTTATCTAAAAGAGAAGAATTTTGGTTAGATTTAACTTCTCCTAACTTATATTCATTGTTATTAATCAATGGGCAGTTTAAAAACATGCAAATAGAACTAGAAGATATCTCATTAATATCCAATTTGTATCGGGATCTAATAGATTTTAAATCTAGATTTATGGCTACTCATACATCTGGTGTATCAGAATGTGCAGTAAAATTATCTGAATTGTTTGGCCTTGCAGAGTTAGATGTAAAATCAATGAGGATAGCAGGAAATTTTCATGATATGGGTAAATTAATAATACCAAACAGTATTCTTGAGAAGCCAGGCAAATTAACAGTTGATGAGTTTGCAATTATAAGGTGTCATACTTATCACACATTTAGGACGTTAAATTCAATTGGGGGTTTGCAACGAATAGCTGAGTGGGCAGCTTATCACCATGAAAAATTAGATGGGAGTGGGTACCCATTTCATCTTACTAGTGAAGAAATTGGTACCGGTTCTAGAATAATTGCTGTTGCAGATATATTTACAGCCATATCTGAAGATAGACCTTATAGAAAAGGAATGGATAAAAACGAAATTTATACAGTTATAAAAAAACAAGCAAATGAAAATTTATTGGATAAAAGGATTGTTGAATTACTATTCGACAACTATGAAGTTATAAATACACAAGTAAAAATAAGACAATCAAAAGCATTAAGTTTTTATGAAACACGTTTTTTATCAATAATTCATGAGAATAAGCGTAAGATATAG
- the gntT gene encoding gluconate transporter, with protein MPLLIVVFGVALLLVLMIAFKLNGFLSLIIVALSVGIMEGMPLPSVVLSITKGVGGTLGSLALVLGFGAMLGKLMADSGGAQRIALTLIDKFGKKHIQLAVILTGFIVGIALFYEIGFVLLLPLVFSIAAAADIPLLYIGVPMAAALSATHGFLPPHPGPTAIAAIYKADLGKTLIYGIVCAVPAVIFAGPVLTKFLKHMEHDIPKGLYNPKTFTDKEMPSFGISVFTALVPVILMAARAIATINLPKTSPILNYTNFLGDPVIALLIAVLLAIFTFGLNNGKKMPEVMKTVTESIAAISMILLIIGGGGAFKQVLVDSGVADYVAQIMKGSTISPLVLAWSIAAILRIALGSATVAGLTAAGIVGPLVVATGASPELMVLATGAGSLIFSHVNDPGFWMFKEYFNLSIPETLKSWSVLETIISVVGLVMVLLLSMVVH; from the coding sequence ATGCCGTTATTAATTGTTGTTTTCGGAGTTGCGTTATTACTAGTTCTTATGATAGCTTTTAAATTAAATGGTTTCTTGTCATTAATTATTGTAGCATTATCAGTAGGTATCATGGAAGGTATGCCACTTCCAAGTGTTGTACTTTCAATAACGAAGGGCGTTGGTGGTACACTCGGATCTCTAGCACTAGTACTTGGTTTTGGTGCTATGCTTGGTAAGCTTATGGCAGATAGTGGTGGAGCTCAAAGAATAGCTCTTACACTAATTGATAAGTTTGGGAAAAAACATATACAATTAGCAGTTATATTAACTGGGTTTATTGTTGGTATTGCTTTATTTTATGAAATAGGGTTTGTACTTTTACTCCCACTTGTGTTTTCAATAGCAGCAGCTGCTGATATTCCACTTTTATACATAGGAGTTCCGATGGCCGCAGCATTATCTGCGACTCATGGATTTTTACCACCACATCCGGGCCCTACAGCTATAGCTGCTATTTATAAAGCAGATTTAGGTAAGACTTTAATTTATGGTATTGTTTGTGCCGTGCCAGCAGTAATTTTTGCGGGTCCTGTACTTACAAAATTCTTAAAACATATGGAACATGATATACCAAAAGGTTTATATAATCCTAAGACATTTACGGATAAAGAAATGCCTAGTTTTGGCATAAGTGTGTTTACAGCTTTAGTGCCAGTAATACTTATGGCAGCAAGAGCTATTGCTACTATTAATTTACCAAAAACTTCACCTATTTTAAATTACACTAACTTTTTAGGGGATCCCGTAATAGCACTTCTTATAGCAGTACTCTTAGCTATATTCACTTTTGGATTAAATAACGGTAAAAAGATGCCAGAAGTTATGAAAACTGTAACTGAATCAATAGCTGCAATATCTATGATTTTATTAATAATAGGTGGAGGTGGAGCATTTAAGCAAGTCTTAGTAGATAGTGGAGTTGCAGATTATGTTGCTCAAATCATGAAAGGATCAACCATTTCACCGTTAGTACTTGCATGGTCAATAGCAGCAATACTTAGAATAGCACTAGGATCTGCAACTGTAGCTGGACTTACAGCAGCAGGTATTGTTGGACCATTAGTTGTAGCAACAGGTGCTAGTCCTGAACTTATGGTACTCGCGACTGGAGCCGGAAGTTTAATATTCTCACATGTTAATGATCCCGGATTTTGGATGTTTAAAGAATATTTCAATTTATCAATACCAGAAACGTTGAAATCCTGGTCAGTACTTGAAACCATAATATCTGTGGTCGGTTTAGTTATGGTTTTATTATTAAGTATGGTAGTGCATTAG
- a CDS encoding FadR/GntR family transcriptional regulator, with translation MKDTRTSDKVFNVIQEKIISGEYKPGMKIMSELKLAEELQVSRVSVREAIEKMSAVNIVSKRRGGGTFVNDLKPSVYLNSLIPMITLGQDNYNDILEFRLIIESEASGLCAQRCSDDLANEIEGCYNNMIRYQDDFEKFTEEDLNFHMKIVEGSNSPLIIKVNEILKNLLRAHQKLLYNNLGPSGGLSEHKLILEAIKNRDSELAKLFAKRHIERTIRDIKK, from the coding sequence ATGAAGGATACAAGAACTAGTGATAAAGTTTTTAATGTAATACAAGAAAAAATTATTAGTGGAGAATATAAACCAGGAATGAAAATTATGTCAGAACTTAAACTTGCTGAGGAGTTGCAAGTAAGTAGAGTATCTGTTAGAGAAGCTATAGAAAAAATGTCTGCAGTTAATATCGTCAGCAAAAGGAGAGGTGGAGGTACTTTTGTTAATGATTTAAAGCCATCTGTTTATTTAAATAGTTTAATACCTATGATTACCCTAGGTCAAGATAATTATAATGACATATTAGAATTTAGATTAATCATAGAGTCAGAAGCATCAGGGCTTTGCGCCCAGAGATGTAGCGATGATTTAGCAAATGAAATAGAGGGATGTTATAACAATATGATAAGGTATCAAGATGATTTTGAAAAATTTACTGAAGAAGATTTAAATTTTCATATGAAAATTGTGGAAGGAAGCAATAGCCCCTTGATTATAAAAGTAAACGAAATATTAAAAAATCTTTTAAGGGCCCATCAAAAGTTATTGTACAATAATTTAGGACCTTCTGGAGGGCTTAGTGAACATAAACTCATATTAGAGGCTATAAAAAATAGAGATTCAGAACTTGCAAAATTATTTGCAAAAAGACATATAGAACGAACAATAAGAGACATAAAAAAATAG
- the ilvD gene encoding dihydroxy-acid dehydratase: MLKSQQLREIAPEIDSLRLGSGWSVDELSKPQIIVESSYGHSHPGSAHLDILVEEACSGVYNKGGRPAKYFVTDICDGESQGHDGINYSLPSREIMADMIEIHVQATPFDAGIFITSCDKSVPAHLMAIARLDMPAILVPGGIMNAGPNMLTLEQIGTYSAQYERGEITKEKFTYYKHNACPSCGACSFMGTASTMQIMAEALGVALPGSALVPATLEQLKTNAKIAGEHVLKLIEMNIKPSEIMTKKAFENAIMVHAAIAGSSNALIHIPAIAHELGIDIDPELFDEIHKKIPFILNIRPSGFYPGSYFWYAGGVPAIMEEIKEFLHLDVITVTGKTLGENLEDLKSNGYYENCNKYLEAIGVSKEDIIKTKENPIQAQGAIAILKGNLAPGGAVVKHSAISKKLMKVTLKARVFNCEEDAIKAVLTKDIKPGDAVFIRYEGPRGSGMPEMFYTTEAIASDPQLVESIALITDGRFSGATRGPAIGHVSPEASEGGPIALVEENDLIKIDIVARELSIIGVKGQEKTESEIQEILEIRKKSWVRPARKYTKGILGIYTKCAVAAMKGGYME, encoded by the coding sequence ATGTTAAAGAGTCAACAATTAAGAGAAATAGCACCAGAAATAGATTCGTTAAGATTAGGTTCAGGTTGGTCCGTGGATGAACTTTCAAAACCACAAATTATTGTAGAAAGTAGTTACGGTCATAGTCATCCTGGAAGTGCACATTTAGATATATTAGTTGAGGAAGCTTGTAGTGGAGTTTATAACAAAGGTGGAAGACCTGCTAAATATTTTGTAACAGATATATGTGACGGAGAATCGCAAGGTCACGATGGAATAAATTATTCCCTTCCCTCTAGAGAAATTATGGCAGACATGATAGAGATACATGTACAAGCAACACCTTTTGATGCAGGAATATTTATTACAAGTTGTGACAAATCTGTACCAGCACATCTTATGGCTATTGCAAGACTTGATATGCCGGCAATTTTGGTGCCAGGTGGAATTATGAATGCTGGTCCTAATATGCTTACTTTAGAACAAATAGGAACATATAGTGCTCAATATGAAAGAGGAGAAATAACAAAAGAAAAATTTACATATTACAAACATAATGCGTGTCCAAGTTGTGGGGCTTGTTCATTTATGGGTACTGCATCAACAATGCAAATAATGGCAGAGGCACTAGGCGTTGCATTGCCTGGAAGTGCATTAGTCCCAGCAACATTAGAACAACTAAAAACTAATGCAAAGATTGCAGGAGAACATGTTCTTAAATTAATAGAAATGAATATCAAACCATCTGAAATAATGACTAAAAAAGCTTTTGAAAATGCTATTATGGTGCATGCGGCAATAGCAGGTTCAAGTAATGCATTAATTCATATTCCAGCTATCGCACATGAACTTGGAATTGACATTGATCCTGAATTATTTGATGAAATTCATAAAAAAATTCCATTTATATTAAACATAAGACCGAGTGGATTTTATCCTGGATCATATTTTTGGTATGCAGGTGGCGTTCCAGCAATAATGGAAGAAATAAAGGAATTCCTACATTTAGATGTGATTACTGTAACTGGAAAAACTTTAGGTGAGAATTTAGAGGACCTAAAAAGCAATGGTTATTATGAGAATTGTAATAAATACTTAGAAGCAATAGGTGTAAGCAAAGAAGATATTATAAAAACTAAAGAAAATCCAATTCAAGCTCAGGGAGCAATTGCAATACTCAAAGGAAATCTAGCACCAGGTGGCGCAGTAGTAAAACATTCAGCTATATCTAAAAAGCTAATGAAGGTTACTTTAAAAGCTAGAGTATTTAATTGTGAGGAAGATGCTATAAAAGCGGTATTAACAAAAGATATTAAGCCTGGAGATGCAGTGTTTATAAGATATGAAGGGCCAAGAGGATCTGGAATGCCAGAAATGTTTTATACAACAGAAGCTATCGCATCTGACCCGCAGTTAGTTGAATCTATAGCTTTAATTACTGATGGTAGATTTTCAGGAGCAACTAGAGGACCAGCTATTGGTCATGTTTCACCCGAGGCAAGTGAAGGCGGACCTATCGCACTAGTCGAGGAAAATGATCTTATAAAAATTGATATAGTTGCCCGCGAACTTAGCATTATAGGAGTAAAAGGACAAGAAAAAACTGAAAGCGAAATTCAAGAAATCTTAGAAATAAGGAAAAAGAGTTGGGTAAGGCCAGCAAGAAAATATACAAAAGGAATACTCGGTATATACACTAAATGTGCAGTAGCTGCAATGAAGGGTGGATATATGGAATAG